In Euphorbia lathyris chromosome 10, ddEupLath1.1, whole genome shotgun sequence, a single genomic region encodes these proteins:
- the LOC136208527 gene encoding transcription initiation factor IIB-2 isoform X2 — translation MGDAFCSDCKRQTEVVFDHSAGDTVCSECGLVLESHSIDETSEWRTFANESGDNDPVRVGGPTNPLLADGGLSTVIAKPNGASGDFLSSSLGRWQNRGSNPDRGLILAFKTIATMSDRLGLVATIKDRANEIYKKVEDQKSSRGRNQDALLAACLYIACRQEDKPRTVKEICSVANGATKKEIGRAKEYIVKQLGLETGQSVEMGTIHAGDFMRRFCSNLGMNNQAVKAAQEAVQKSEEFDIRRSPISIAAAVIYIISQLSEDKKSLKEISLATGVAEGTIRNSYKDLYPHVSKIIPDRSIAKDCLPRH, via the exons ATGGGGGACGCTTTCTGCTCCGATTGTAAACGGCAAACGGAGGTGGTATTCGACCACTCGGCGGGGGATACGGTGTGTTCTGAGTGCGGATTGGTGCTTGAATCGCACTCGATCGATGAGACTTCTGAGTGGAGGACTTTTGCGAATGAGTCCGGTGATAATGACCCCGTTCGTGTCGGTGGCCCTACCAATCCTCTCTTGGCCGACGGAGGTCTTTCTACCGTCATCGCTAAGCCTAACGGCGCTTCTGGAgatttcctttcttcttccttgGGCCGATGGCAGAATAGAGGTTCCAATCCGGATCGGGGATTGATATTGGCGTTCAAGACTATAGCTACCATGTCTGATAg GTTGGGTCTTGTTGCAACTATCAAG GATCGAGCTAATGAGATCTACAAAAAGGTAGAAGATCAGAAGTCTAGTAGAGGAAGAAATCAGGATGCCTTATTGGCTGCTTGCCTCTACATTGCTTGTcgacaagaagacaaacctcgAACTGTTAAGG AAATTTGCTCTGTCGCCAATGGGGCCACAAAGAAGGAAATTGGCCGAGCAAAAGAGTACATAGTGAAACAACTGGGGTTGGAGACAGGTCAATCGGTGGAGATGGGAACAATACATGCTGGGGATTTTATG AGGCGTTTTTGTTCAAATCTTGGCATGAATAATCAAGCAGTGAAAGCTGCACAAGAAGCCGTGCAGAAGTCAGAAGAGTTTGACATTAG GAGGAGTCCCATATCGATTGCAGCAGctgtaatatatattatatctcAGCTATCAGAGGACAAGAAGTCTCTGAAAG AAATATCGCTTGCGACTGGAGTTGCAGAAGGAACAATAAGAAATTCGTACAAGGATCTATATCCGCACGTATCAAAGATAATACCAG ATCGATCGATCGCGAAGGATTGCTTGCCAAGGCATTGA
- the LOC136208527 gene encoding transcription initiation factor IIB-2 isoform X1, which produces MGDAFCSDCKRQTEVVFDHSAGDTVCSECGLVLESHSIDETSEWRTFANESGDNDPVRVGGPTNPLLADGGLSTVIAKPNGASGDFLSSSLGRWQNRGSNPDRGLILAFKTIATMSDRLGLVATIKDRANEIYKKVEDQKSSRGRNQDALLAACLYIACRQEDKPRTVKEICSVANGATKKEIGRAKEYIVKQLGLETGQSVEMGTIHAGDFMRRFCSNLGMNNQAVKAAQEAVQKSEEFDIRRSPISIAAAVIYIISQLSEDKKSLKEISLATGVAEGTIRNSYKDLYPHVSKIIPGWYAKEEDLKNLCSP; this is translated from the exons ATGGGGGACGCTTTCTGCTCCGATTGTAAACGGCAAACGGAGGTGGTATTCGACCACTCGGCGGGGGATACGGTGTGTTCTGAGTGCGGATTGGTGCTTGAATCGCACTCGATCGATGAGACTTCTGAGTGGAGGACTTTTGCGAATGAGTCCGGTGATAATGACCCCGTTCGTGTCGGTGGCCCTACCAATCCTCTCTTGGCCGACGGAGGTCTTTCTACCGTCATCGCTAAGCCTAACGGCGCTTCTGGAgatttcctttcttcttccttgGGCCGATGGCAGAATAGAGGTTCCAATCCGGATCGGGGATTGATATTGGCGTTCAAGACTATAGCTACCATGTCTGATAg GTTGGGTCTTGTTGCAACTATCAAG GATCGAGCTAATGAGATCTACAAAAAGGTAGAAGATCAGAAGTCTAGTAGAGGAAGAAATCAGGATGCCTTATTGGCTGCTTGCCTCTACATTGCTTGTcgacaagaagacaaacctcgAACTGTTAAGG AAATTTGCTCTGTCGCCAATGGGGCCACAAAGAAGGAAATTGGCCGAGCAAAAGAGTACATAGTGAAACAACTGGGGTTGGAGACAGGTCAATCGGTGGAGATGGGAACAATACATGCTGGGGATTTTATG AGGCGTTTTTGTTCAAATCTTGGCATGAATAATCAAGCAGTGAAAGCTGCACAAGAAGCCGTGCAGAAGTCAGAAGAGTTTGACATTAG GAGGAGTCCCATATCGATTGCAGCAGctgtaatatatattatatctcAGCTATCAGAGGACAAGAAGTCTCTGAAAG AAATATCGCTTGCGACTGGAGTTGCAGAAGGAACAATAAGAAATTCGTACAAGGATCTATATCCGCACGTATCAAAGATAATACCAGGTTGGTATGCGAAAGAAGAGGATCTGAAGAATCTTTGCAGTCCTTGA